Within the Desulfatibacillum aliphaticivorans DSM 15576 genome, the region GCAGGCAGCCATGCCGTGAGTATGGGCCAGGTTGAACTGTAAAGGAAGAAGCAGGCATTCCTCCGCCAACCTCGGTTTGCCGTGGTTGTTTTTGTCAAACCGCCACTCATGGGGTTTCACGGCGGCGTAGCGGGAAAGCACGCAACGGACCAAGGCTCTGGACACCAGGCTGGTATGCCTGTGCCAGGGCATGATATAGCGGGCCTGCTTTTCTTTCTCCTCTTCCGTAAGGAGAGAATGATATGAAGCCAGGAGATCCGGATCCTGTATGTCTTCGGGACAGGTAAACCATACATGGACCTGCCCGGGCTCCAAATTTAATTGGGGCAGGTTTTCCACAAAACTTTTCTCCTCCTACAAACGAAACGTCAATCAGGCTTGTATGCGGCTAATTGGGGAGAAATAAGCACTCCCTGCAGCTTAAGCTGATCAACCCGGTGCAGATAAGCAGCGCCGTTCATTAGATGCCGGGCGACATGCGCCGCCTGACGGTTCTCCGGAGCTTCCATGCCGGTCCCTTTCACCCAGGCGTTAAATGCTCCGATGCACGAACCGCACCATATCTGGTAGTCCATCTCCCGTCCAGGTTCCCCCTTATTGGCCCAACGGGATGACAAGCCCAGATACCAGCGAAATATCAGCGCCATCTTCTTTTTGGGATCCGCCTCGGCCTTGGCGACCAAACCGGGATCCCTCTGGGAAAAAAAGTCTATGGTATCAGCCCATATTTCGTCCAGATTTTTTTTAAAAATCTGATTTTCCAGCTTTTCCCGCTCGTCAGGCGGAATGCTTTCTATGGATTCGCACCTGCTGTAAATGTCGTGCAGTTTCGCAGCCCTCACTGCAAAAAGGGAACCGCGTTTTAACACCTGCACCTTAACTCCTAACTCAAACATATCAGCCGAAGGCGCCATCACAGTATCCGCCATATCAGCCTTGGCCAAAAGTCCCTTTACATGGTCCGAGGCCCCGGATTCCACACAGGCCTGATTCACGGAGCCGGTCACTATATATTCCGCTCCCATGACAAAAGCCGCTAAAACCGCCTGGGGCGATCCCATCCCCCCCCCGGCGCCCACGCGCACGGCAACCGGATAATTGCGTTTGGCCTGGATTTCGTCCCGCAGGCTTAAAATGGACGGCAGGATGGTCACCAGAGCCCGATTGTCCGTATGCCCGCCGGAGTCCGCCTCCACGGTGATGTCGTCAGCCATGGGAACCTGACGGGCCATGTCAGCCTGATCCTCGGTAATCACTCCTCCGGAAATCAGCTTTTTCAAAACCCTTTCCGGCGCAGGCTCCATAAAACGGCTGGCGACTTCCTTGCGGGAAACCTTGGCGATAATCCGGTTTCCGATGACAATATTGCCTTGGGCGTCCCGGCTTAAGCCCGCGATCCGGTATTGTACAATGCTGGGAGTCAGGGCCATGAACGCCGCCGCTTCCACGGCTTTCACGCCGTATTTGATGTAAAGCTCGGCCACGGCCTGCTCCACGGCCGGTTCGTGGGGGCTATGGATAAAATTGAAAAGATAAGGGCCGTTGGGAAGATTTTTCTGGATGGCCAGGATGGCCTCCTCCACCGCCGAAGGAATCAGACCGCCCGCGCCGAAAGAGCCCAAAAAGCCCGCCTTGCCCAAGGCCGTCACCATTTCCACAGAAGCGATTCCATTGGCCATGGCGCCTGCATAATACGGATAGTCCGTGCCGTAGGTCTTGCCGAATTCGGGATTGCCCAGGCTTTGGACGGGCAGCGCCGGCGTCATGGCAA harbors:
- a CDS encoding PfaD family polyunsaturated fatty acid/polyketide biosynthesis protein — its product is MNQDAVGFSPKGRVFDFGWSAPEEQVVYDEAGVKALLEDLSQNLLVVDNNGRIGLTSAEPIRQPGAGPKVIAMTPALPVQSLGNPEFGKTYGTDYPYYAGAMANGIASVEMVTALGKAGFLGSFGAGGLIPSAVEEAILAIQKNLPNGPYLFNFIHSPHEPAVEQAVAELYIKYGVKAVEAAAFMALTPSIVQYRIAGLSRDAQGNIVIGNRIIAKVSRKEVASRFMEPAPERVLKKLISGGVITEDQADMARQVPMADDITVEADSGGHTDNRALVTILPSILSLRDEIQAKRNYPVAVRVGAGGGMGSPQAVLAAFVMGAEYIVTGSVNQACVESGASDHVKGLLAKADMADTVMAPSADMFELGVKVQVLKRGSLFAVRAAKLHDIYSRCESIESIPPDEREKLENQIFKKNLDEIWADTIDFFSQRDPGLVAKAEADPKKKMALIFRWYLGLSSRWANKGEPGREMDYQIWCGSCIGAFNAWVKGTGMEAPENRQAAHVARHLMNGAAYLHRVDQLKLQGVLISPQLAAYKPD